Below is a window of Chitinivibrionales bacterium DNA.
TTACAGGAGAACATCATTTTGAAAAATTGCGCAATTTTCTCAGTGAGATTGATGCCATGGCTTCGGTATCTCACTGATTGGCACCACTGTATTTCGTAACAAAGGAGTGTGTATGAGAGCGATTGTCGATAGAGACGTATGCATTGGATGTGAAGACTGTGCAATAGCATGTCCGGAGCTTTTTGATATAGATAATGAGAGTGTTGCTGTGGTTAAACAGGACCCGGTTCCATTGGAGGCCCAAGGCCTTTGTCGAGAAGTTGCTGAATTGTGTCCCGTTGAAGCGATACGAATTGAAGAGAACTTATACAGTTAGTAAATGTATCGCTCCTGGTTTGATAAAGTAATCACAATGTGTAAACGTATGAGCCCGAATTAACGTGAGGAATATGCCCTGTCAAGAAGAAGGGGCGTATTCGATACGGTAAATTACCCCGGCATAATCATCCGATACCAGCAAAGAACCGTCAGGCATAACCAGAATATCCACGGGTCTTCCCCACGCCACTTCATTCTGCATCCAGCCTTCAGCAAATACATCATAGGAGACCGCTTCTCTGTTTTCGATGCGTACAAGGGTTATCCGATAGCCGATTTTGCTGGATCTGTTCCATGAGCCGTGTTCGGCAACGAATATCTGGTTGTGATAGGGGGAAGGGAACATTGTTCCCGTGTAGAATTTCATTCCCAGTGCCGCCACATGTGGTCCCAGTTTTATCGCAGGAGGAGTAAACTCGGTACACGGACGTTTTTTTCCGTATTTCGGATCGGGGATATCACCGCCATGGCAAAAGGGGAAACCGAAATGCATTCCCGGATGAGGAGCACGGTTGAGTTCATCGGGAGGAATATTGTCTCCCATCCAATCCCGACCGTTATCAGTAAACCAGAGCACCCCTGTTTCGGGATGCCAGTCGAATCCAACCGTATTACGCACCCCCTGTGCATACACGGAGAAATCGGAACCGTCGGGTTTCATGCGGGTAATCGAAGCAAACCGAGGGTCGGTGCGCAGGCATACATTGCATGGAGCGCCAACTGGAACATACAGATAATTGTCGGGACTGAATGCAATATATTTCCATCCGTGCGCCCGCTTTTTTGGTAAATCATCATAAATGACCTCAGGCGCCGGCGGTTGATCTATGCTGGATTCAATATCCGGAAACTTCAGAATACGGGATCGTTCTGCAACGTAAAGGTCATTTTCCAGAAAGGCCACGCCATTCGGGCTGGTGAGCCCCCGGAGAATAATTACGGATTTATCGGCTACATTGTCGTTATTCGAATCCACAACCGCCCACACCTTATCGGCCTGTCGATTGCCGACAAAAAGGGTTCCTTCGGAGCCCCGGGCCATCGAGCGGGCATCGGGAATATTCGATGCATAGAGGGATATTTTAAATCCTTCAGGCATTTTTATCCGGTCAAGATGAACCGGTGAGGAATAAGAAGCATGGAACGGTGCACCACAGGCTATAATGATCATTCCGATTATGAATAGTTTTATTATACATCCCCCTGCAGCCGGCATACCGCTTGAGAGAATATCCTTTTTATGAGTGAGTGATTCGTCTGATAGCAATTCGAAAAAGATCCATAATTTCGTTGTATGTTGCTTCGGTTTGCGATTGTTGTTTGTCATATAATATGCTGCAATCATTTTTAATAATTTTCAGTTCCCGGTTAATTTTCAGGTGAATAGTTTTGAACAGCGAATTAAGCCTTTTCCCAGAAATTCCTTTGTCCGCAGCAAGAGAGCAAAGCTCACTTTCCTGCCGTTGGAGCATACGATATCTTTCCTCTAAGGATAATGCATAAATCCGTTGATGTTCTTGTGTTTTTGGCATAATTGGTGTTAGTTTGCGGTGTTGGAATAGGTTTTCAATATTTACGTAAGTTAACAAGAAAAGAAATGTACGAAAAAATATATGTAACAATTTCTCTTACAAAAGTATTTTTTCATAATTCGTAAGTTCCACAGAATGCTTTACTGCCCTTGGGGACTACCGTTATCCCGTGGGCCTGACATTCGTATTCACTATTGTATTTACATTGTCCAATTTTACATGTACCCACTTTTGCAAAAAGATCGCCGCTACCGCTCTTTTTGCTGCCGCTCATATAAGTATCACACAGCGGATCGGGACCGCCAACCATGATCGCCATGGTATGACATTTTTTGTCGGTATTAAAAACGCATTCTTCTACATCACATTCTATTACATCCGATATTTCCAGTGCCATAGCTCGACTCCTTTCCTCAAGTCGTACATTTCTTCCATTATTGCGGATACTTTCTATCCGGCCTCGATATGCACATTGAGCAATTTCATTTTCGTAGTTAAGCGAATAATATGCCAATGAACGGATTACCGCATTTTTCATGTGACGGTAAAAGACCTTCATTTTTTTTGGGGAATGTATAAATGAATTTCCGGTATTGCAAAAGATGAATTCTCATTATTAAGAAAGGCAAACCGGTTATTTACCGCTCTTTTTTATCCGGCAGGTGGACTGTCTGGGAATGATTTATTTTTCTGGGCCAAAATGGATGAACCGTAAATATGCCTGTACCTGTATAAAAATTCTCTCAATATCTTTTTCGGGAGTTTGCATGAAGCAAATGAGTTTTATTCAACCTAAAACGTTCCGGTATGCCGCCTGGAGCCTTGGGGTCCTGATTGTCCTCTTTCTTTTAAGCCTGGACAATAATATTCTTTCCGGCAGCCTGGCTGAAACGTTCTGTATTGCCATAGCGTTAGGCATGTTCATGATCGCATGGCATACCCGGGAATATTCAAAAAACCGTTTCCTCTTATATCTGGGGATTGTTTATTTCTTTGTGGGAACACTTGATATTCTGTATATGTTCGCATCTTCTGAAGTAAATATATTTAGAGGGGATGAAACGAGTGTAGCCATTCAGTCTCGGTTAGCTGCTCGTTTTCTCCACGCTTTCTCTTTGATTGTTGCCCCCTTTTTCCTCAAGCGGAATCTTAAAAACAGTATCGCGCTGCATCTTTATCCGGTAATAGGTTTGCTGCTTATTGTATCAATTATATGGGGGGAATTCTTACCCCGATTATTTGTCGAACCTTCGGGCTTTACGCTATTCAAAAAGATATCCGCGTATGTCATCCCGGGATTGTTTGCCGGTGCGCTGATTGTCTTGTACCGATACCGCTTATCGATCAAAGTAATGACTTTCCGGCTTATTGCGGCATCCATCGTTCTTATGATCCTGGCGGAGTTATCATTCACCCTTGCCTCCAATACCTATAGATTAGTAGAGCTATGGGGGTTTTTTTTTAAAGGTGTCGCATTTTATTTGACCTATCGGGCTATCATTGCCGGAACTCTCGAACGGCCCTATAATATTCTGTATCGTGACCTTACCTCGAAGAATGATGAGCTCTACGCAAGTGAAGAGCAATTCAGGAGCCTGTTTGAGCTTTCGGGCGTTGGTAAAGCTGACGCCGATCTGGCGACCGACCGGTTTATCCGTGTGAATCGCCGGTTGTGTGAAATCACCGGCTACAGTGAAGAGGAACTGAAAAACATGACCTATGCCGATTTAGCCCATCCTGATGATCGCGTAAAAAACAAGAAAAAAACCGGCCCGCAATTCAAGGCGGATAAAAAACGGTGGAATACCGAAAG
It encodes the following:
- a CDS encoding ferredoxin; translation: MRAIVDRDVCIGCEDCAIACPELFDIDNESVAVVKQDPVPLEAQGLCREVAELCPVEAIRIEENLYS
- a CDS encoding sorbosone dehydrogenase family protein; amino-acid sequence: MIIIACGAPFHASYSSPVHLDRIKMPEGFKISLYASNIPDARSMARGSEGTLFVGNRQADKVWAVVDSNNDNVADKSVIILRGLTSPNGVAFLENDLYVAERSRILKFPDIESSIDQPPAPEVIYDDLPKKRAHGWKYIAFSPDNYLYVPVGAPCNVCLRTDPRFASITRMKPDGSDFSVYAQGVRNTVGFDWHPETGVLWFTDNGRDWMGDNIPPDELNRAPHPGMHFGFPFCHGGDIPDPKYGKKRPCTEFTPPAIKLGPHVAALGMKFYTGTMFPSPYHNQIFVAEHGSWNRSSKIGYRITLVRIENREAVSYDVFAEGWMQNEVAWGRPVDILVMPDGSLLVSDDYAGVIYRIEYAPSS
- a CDS encoding DUF1540 domain-containing protein, whose product is MKVFYRHMKNAVIRSLAYYSLNYENEIAQCAYRGRIESIRNNGRNVRLEERSRAMALEISDVIECDVEECVFNTDKKCHTMAIMVGGPDPLCDTYMSGSKKSGSGDLFAKVGTCKIGQCKYNSEYECQAHGITVVPKGSKAFCGTYEL